The DNA region GTGGCTGGTACCGTGGACACTCTGGGCGTGGGAGTTAAAGGAGGCTGGAGGCCAGATGATCGGGTCATGGCCTTGCTCTCTGGAGGAGGATATGCAGAATATGTTTCGGTGCCCGAGGAGCTTCTCATGCCCGTTCCCTCTAATCTCACTCTGTGGCAGGCGGCAGCGATCCCAGAGGCCTGGCTCACAGCGTTTCAGCTGCTGGTTTCCATCGGTACAGCGACCGTGTTTGTTATGCCATCTCATTTTATTCCTTGTAGTctaaatgtctttctttttcattattttatatataaagaacttagtattttttttaaataatttctctTAAATTAAAGAAATCATAGTACTACTGTTAATCGGGCTGCCCACTCTTagctgattagtcgactaatcggtcgttttggtcttagttgactaagatttctttggtcaattagtcatttatttctaataaacttatgagcacatctctggcaaaacaagatttaaagtggtgcttttgtgtgattctttgtggagaaactcttAAAAACTTAAATCAACTAaacgattagttgacaaaatcgtatgagtgatggtcgactaagaatttctttggttgaggacagcccttaCTATTATATCTTCTTATTAAACCCCCTTATATAAATTTAAGGGGTTTAACACTATatcataataatttaaataacttAAGTTGTAAGTTGGCATTCCTACTACTACTCATGTGGTCCTCTAAACAAGTTAAAGCTGGTGcaaaaattaacagaaattacaaGTTTatccaaacaaataaatgtgaagaTGGTTATTTTCTATAAGTTTCCACTTAATTTTATACAACCTAACCCTGCCTGTTCACTCTCTGTATAATTAACAAGGGGGGTAAATATTAAATTCTTGTTTCCATCTGTCCTCTTTGCCTCCAGCTCAGGTGAAGGAGGGTGAGGTAGTGCTTGCTCACGCTGGAGCCAGCGGAGTCGGAACAGCTGCCGTTCAGCTGGTTCGTCTGTTTGGTGCCGTGCCTGTCGTTACTGCAGGGAGCCATGAAAAACTGAAGATGGCCGAGAGTCTGGGAGCAGCAGCTGGGTTTAACTACAAAGAGGAGGGCTTCGCACAGGGAGTTCATGACTTTACAGGAGGTGACTTGTGTAGATGTATAGATGGTTCACTGTGCTGAGGTTAGGGTCAAATCCAGAACTGCAGATTAAATATCTGAGTCCTGCACAATTCAGTTGTATCACTAACTACTGTAATCTCACAGGCAAGGGAGCCAACGTCATCCTCGACTGCATCGGTGGGTCTAACTGGGAGCAAAATGTGAGCTGTTTAGCCACCGATGGCAGATGGGTGCTGTACGGCACCATGGGAGGccggggggtggagggagatCTGCTGGGAAAACTGCTCTCCAAGCGAGGCCACCTGCTGTGCAGCCTCCTCCGCTCTCGCAGCCTTCAGGTGAGAATTCACACAGAAATGACACACACCAGTCGTGTGTCTTCATCTCCGCTTGTGAACGTGCTGACTCATGTCAACACTGCTGACACACGTCTCGTATTTACATGTCTGTAACTGATTCCTGCTTTGCATTTTCTGTTCACAGTACAAAGCAGACCTGGTGAAGGCTTTCTCACGCAGAGTGTTGCCGTGTTTCTCAGACCAGGCTGCCTCCATGAGGCCGGTGATCGACAGGACATTCAACCTGGAGGACATCGCAGACGCTCACAGGCTCATGGAGGCCAACAAGAACACGGGGAAGATCGTCGTTAATGTGATTCCACAGAATCAGGAAACTCAGTGACGAACAGATGCAGTAATATTAACAGAAATGTAACTGCTCTGAAGTTAATTTGATTCATGTCAGTGAATCTTACAACACAGtgatatttgaaaaatatttgcTAACACAAATGTTGATCATGATTTTAAATATGCCTTGTccaccgatatccaatccaaAGATTCAAGGAAGGGttaatcagcagcaactggactttgGTTTAGgttcttgaagacgtttcacttctcatccgaAAAGCTTCTTTAGTCATACTCTTCTTTAGTCATACTCGTAAATTCGTGAGCCTGTTAGATAGCTCAGGGCTTCTGCCCTTTTCTATCAATAGGAGAtcgttggagggaggagagaggagatggaggaggagcccagttggtTTTGAGGCGTCATGGCCCGGCCAgatgagttttctttttttttcccttttcctttcttccttttcctcataacaaaaaattaaatgaagtatggataaaacaaaatggagggaaaaataaattaaagaaagaaaaaataaatagataaataaagaaaaataaacaaacaaagaaagaaaacttaaaaaaaacttgactGAAAACTGACTGAATGGTAGGGAAACCCATGAATTTAAACTCTGTGTGGTCGTTAGCAGGAATATAGAAACCACTCAGTACAATGGTGCTCCGAGGTGTGACGACCGTAATCAAGGGTTGTTGGAGTCAACTGATACCTAATGTGAATGGCTGTTGGGTGAGGtcaagtgtgaatggttgtttaATCTCCTGGGCAGGGATGCCAGGACAGCATCGTAGGTGGACGACAGGTAATGCCTTAGGCCTCCTCCTCTATTGAGTGATGGCTTCTCTTCTTTAGCACAGATGGCTTCTTTCACTCCTCTTTCAAACCATCTTTCCTCCCTGTCCAAAATATGCACATTATGGTCATCGAAAGAGTGTCCTTCAGGTGTAGATAGACTGCTGAGTCTAAACCTGAG from Sebastes umbrosus isolate fSebUmb1 chromosome 16, fSebUmb1.pri, whole genome shotgun sequence includes:
- the tp53i3 gene encoding quinone oxidoreductase PIG3 codes for the protein MHHIRHTGRILLGNTNQTAWHKCCSSFAKMMRAVCVDVPGGPENLLLRTVPRPQPKGGEVLIKVHATALNRADLLQRRGLYPPPPGESDIIGLEVAGTVDTLGVGVKGGWRPDDRVMALLSGGGYAEYVSVPEELLMPVPSNLTLWQAAAIPEAWLTAFQLLVSIAQVKEGEVVLAHAGASGVGTAAVQLVRLFGAVPVVTAGSHEKLKMAESLGAAAGFNYKEEGFAQGVHDFTGGKGANVILDCIGGSNWEQNVSCLATDGRWVLYGTMGGRGVEGDLLGKLLSKRGHLLCSLLRSRSLQYKADLVKAFSRRVLPCFSDQAASMRPVIDRTFNLEDIADAHRLMEANKNTGKIVVNVIPQNQETQ